The following are from one region of the Anabas testudineus chromosome 2, fAnaTes1.2, whole genome shotgun sequence genome:
- the LOC113163292 gene encoding formin-like protein 2, with protein sequence MPVLNWVALKPSQINGTVFNDIDDEAILHDLNMEEFEELFKTKAQGPAVDLTLSRQKVPQKAPSKVSLLEANRAKNLAITLRKAGQGPEFICRAIQTFDLRTVRVDFVECLTRFLPTEAEVKLLRQYERDRKPPEALSDEDRFMMQFSRIERLSQRMSIMTFMGNFSDNVQMLTPQLHAIIAASVSIKSSQKLKKILEIILALGNYMNSSKRGAVYGFKLQSLDLLLETKSTDRKQTLLNYISNVVKEKYSAVSLFYNELHYVDKAAAVSLENVLCDVKELQRGMELTWREFSVQHNATLKDFISRNESRLNKLQEDARIAQDAFEDVVKFFGESSKTMPPSVFFPIFVRFIKAYRLAEEENEHRRRQEQMLLEKLEQEEQRDEEETKSPSHRGKRQQQELITELRRRQGKDSRHVYEGKDGAIEDIITALKTVPFTARSAKRSSRFFCDPAHTEEHY encoded by the exons ATGCCGGTTCTGAACTGGGTCGCTTTGAAACCAAGTCAGATCAACGGGACTGTATTCAATGACATTGATGATGAAGCCATCTTGCAC gaCCTGAATATGGAGGAGTTTGAGGAGCTGTTTAAGACAAAGGCTCAGGGTCCGGCAGTGGACTTGACCCTGTCCAGGCAGAAAGTTCCCCAGAAAGCCCCATCCAAAGTTTCTTTGCTGGAGGCCAACAGAGCCAAGAACCTTGCCATCACTCTGAGGAAGGCTGGTCAGGGACCAGAGTTCATTTGTCGGGCCATCCAAAC tTTTGACCTGCGGACAGTCCGGGTTGACTTTGTGGAGTGTCTCACGCGTTTCCTGCCAACTGAGGCCGAGGTGAAGCTGCTACGGCAATACGAGAGGGACAGAAAACCACCGGAGGCTCTCAGTGATGAAGATCGCTTTATGATGCAGTTCAGCCGCATCGAGAGACTTAGTCAGCGCATGTCCATAATGACCTTTATGGGTAACTTCTCCGACAACGTCCAGATGTTGACGCCG CAACTCCATGCCATCATTGCTGCTTCGGTTTCTATAAAATCATCTCAGAAGCTCAAGAAGATTCTTGAG ATCATCTTGGCTCTGGGGAACTACATGAACAGCAGTAAGAGAGGAGCTGTGTACGGATTCAAACTACAGAGTTTAGACCtg CTCCTGGAGACAAAGTCGACCGACAGGAAACAGACTCTGCTTAATTATATCAGCAACGTGGTGAAAGAGAAATATTCTGCAGTATCTCTGTTTTATAATGAGCTTCACTATGTCGACAAAGCAGCTGCAG TGAGTCTGGAGAATGTGCTGTGTGATGTCAAGGAGCTGCAGCGAGGCATGGAGctcacctggagagagttcagTGTTCAACACAACGCCACGCTCAAAGACTTCATCAGCAGGAACGAGTCGCGCCTCAATAAGCTGCAGGAAGATGCTCGTATCGCTCAG GATGCGTTTGAAGATGTGGTTAAGTTTTTTGGAGAGAGCTCAAAGACAATGCCACCCTCCGTCTTCTTCCCCATATTTGTTCGCTTCATCAAAGCGTACAGG ctggcTGAGGAGGAGAACGAGCACAGAAGACGTCAGGAGCAGATGTTGTTAGAGAAactggagcaggaggagcagcgGGATGAGGAAGAGACCAAG TCTCCATCCCACAGGGGAAagcggcagcagcaggagctAATCACAGAACTAAGAAGGCGACAAGGAAAAGACAGCCGCCATGTTTACGAAGGGAAGGACGGAGCCATAGAGGACATCATCACAG CTCTGAAGACCGTCCCCTTCACAGCTCGCTCGGCGAAGCGCAGCTCTCGCTTTTTCTGTGACCCTGCCCACACCGAGGAGCACTACTGA
- the rgn gene encoding regucalcin isoform X3, with product MEMMSSLKVEPVVKFSALIGEGPIWEESEQMLLFVDIAGQKIHRWSPTTNQIESVETGDTVGFAVPRRKGGYVAGVGLSIVNVDWSTRTMTSLLKVDQDKPNNRLNDGKVDPVGRLLAGTMGKEQRPAEVDKQQGSLFSVNSDLNVTKHLSQVDISNGLDWSLDMKTFFYIDSLSLTVDAFDYDITTGQLGNRRVVYHMREKEGLPDGLTVDADGRLWVACYNGGRVINIDPGTGVCLQTVYLPVMKTTSCCFGGLDYSDLYVTSASLGLGQSEIRHQPLAGHTFRVRGLGVKGRPSNSFSG from the exons ATGGAGATGATGTCATCTTTGAAGGTGGAGCCTGTAGTAAAATTCAGCGCTCTGATAGGTGAAGGGCCCATATGGGAGGAGTCAGAGCAAATGCTACTGTTTGTCGACATCGCAGGCCAGAAAATTCACCGCTGGAGTCCAACAACCAATCAGATTGAGTCTGTGGAGACGG GTGACACTGTGGGCTTTGCCGTTCCTCGAAGGAAAGGTGGGTATGTTGCAGGTGTCGGTCTCAGCATCGTGAATGTTGATTGGTCAACTCGGACAATGACGTCACTGTTGAAAGTGGATCAGGACAAACCGAACAACCGCCTGAATGATGGGAAGGTCGATCCGGTTGGACGGTTACTGGCAG GTACGATGGGGAAGGAACAGAGACCTGCAGAGGTTGACAAACAACAAGGATCCCTGTTCTCTGTGAACTCTGACCTCAATGTGACCAAACACCTGAGCCAG GTGGACATATCGAACGGGTTGGACTGGTCTCTGGACATGAAGACGTTTTTCTACATTGACAGTTTGTCTCTGACTGTCGACGCCTTTGACTATGACATAACTACAGGACAGCTTG GTAACCGTCGTGTTGTTTACCATATGAGGGAGAAGGAGGGACTTCCTGACGGCCTGACAGTCGATGCTGACGGTCGACTGTGGGTCGCCTGTTATAACGGAGGACGGGTCATTAACATTGACCCTGGCACTG gtgtgtgtctgcagacggTCTATCTACCTGTGATGAAgaccacttcctgttgttttggTGGTCTGGACTACTCTGACCTCTATGTGACCTCAGCCAGTTTGGGCCTTGGCCAGTCAGAGATCAGACATCAGCCACTGGCTGGACACACCTTCAGG GTTAGAGGCCTTGGGGTCAAAGGTCGTCCTTCAAACTCGTTCTCAGGATGA
- the rgn gene encoding regucalcin isoform X1: MEMMSSLKVEPVVKFSALIGEGPIWEESEQMLLFVDIAGQKIHRWSPTTNQIESVETGDTVGFAVPRRKGGYVAGVGLSIVNVDWSTRTMTSLLKVDQDKPNNRLNDGKVDPVGRLLAGTMGKEQRPAEVDKQQGSLFSVNSDLNVTKHLSQVDILNGLDWSLTCLSLCTSLTLRWTYRTGWTGLSPVCLSVPVSLSGGHIERVGLVSHLSVSLYQSHSQVDISNGLDWSLDMKTFFYIDSLSLTVDAFDYDITTGQLGNRRVVYHMREKEGLPDGLTVDADGRLWVACYNGGRVINIDPGTGVCLQTVYLPVMKTTSCCFGGLDYSDLYVTSASLGLGQSEIRHQPLAGHTFRVRGLGVKGRPSNSFSG, from the exons ATGGAGATGATGTCATCTTTGAAGGTGGAGCCTGTAGTAAAATTCAGCGCTCTGATAGGTGAAGGGCCCATATGGGAGGAGTCAGAGCAAATGCTACTGTTTGTCGACATCGCAGGCCAGAAAATTCACCGCTGGAGTCCAACAACCAATCAGATTGAGTCTGTGGAGACGG GTGACACTGTGGGCTTTGCCGTTCCTCGAAGGAAAGGTGGGTATGTTGCAGGTGTCGGTCTCAGCATCGTGAATGTTGATTGGTCAACTCGGACAATGACGTCACTGTTGAAAGTGGATCAGGACAAACCGAACAACCGCCTGAATGATGGGAAGGTCGATCCGGTTGGACGGTTACTGGCAG GTACGATGGGGAAGGAACAGAGACCTGCAGAGGTTGACAAACAACAAGGATCCCTGTTCTCTGTGAACTCTGACCTCAATGTGACCAAACACCTGAGCCAG GTGGACATATTGAACGGGTTGGACtggtctctcacctgtctgtctctctgtaccAGTCTCACTCTCAGGTGGACATATCGAACGGGTTGGACtggtctctcacctgtctgtctctctgtaccAGTCTCACTCTCAGGTGGACATATCGAACGGGTTGGACtggtctctcacctgtctgtctctctgtaccAGTCTCACTCTCAG GTGGACATATCGAACGGGTTGGACTGGTCTCTGGACATGAAGACGTTTTTCTACATTGACAGTTTGTCTCTGACTGTCGACGCCTTTGACTATGACATAACTACAGGACAGCTTG GTAACCGTCGTGTTGTTTACCATATGAGGGAGAAGGAGGGACTTCCTGACGGCCTGACAGTCGATGCTGACGGTCGACTGTGGGTCGCCTGTTATAACGGAGGACGGGTCATTAACATTGACCCTGGCACTG gtgtgtgtctgcagacggTCTATCTACCTGTGATGAAgaccacttcctgttgttttggTGGTCTGGACTACTCTGACCTCTATGTGACCTCAGCCAGTTTGGGCCTTGGCCAGTCAGAGATCAGACATCAGCCACTGGCTGGACACACCTTCAGG GTTAGAGGCCTTGGGGTCAAAGGTCGTCCTTCAAACTCGTTCTCAGGATGA
- the rgn gene encoding regucalcin isoform X2, translating to MLLFVDIAGQKIHRWSPTTNQIESVETGDTVGFAVPRRKGGYVAGVGLSIVNVDWSTRTMTSLLKVDQDKPNNRLNDGKVDPVGRLLAGTMGKEQRPAEVDKQQGSLFSVNSDLNVTKHLSQVDILNGLDWSLTCLSLCTSLTLRWTYRTGWTGLSPVCLSVPVSLSGGHIERVGLVSHLSVSLYQSHSQVDISNGLDWSLDMKTFFYIDSLSLTVDAFDYDITTGQLGNRRVVYHMREKEGLPDGLTVDADGRLWVACYNGGRVINIDPGTGVCLQTVYLPVMKTTSCCFGGLDYSDLYVTSASLGLGQSEIRHQPLAGHTFRVRGLGVKGRPSNSFSG from the exons ATGCTACTGTTTGTCGACATCGCAGGCCAGAAAATTCACCGCTGGAGTCCAACAACCAATCAGATTGAGTCTGTGGAGACGG GTGACACTGTGGGCTTTGCCGTTCCTCGAAGGAAAGGTGGGTATGTTGCAGGTGTCGGTCTCAGCATCGTGAATGTTGATTGGTCAACTCGGACAATGACGTCACTGTTGAAAGTGGATCAGGACAAACCGAACAACCGCCTGAATGATGGGAAGGTCGATCCGGTTGGACGGTTACTGGCAG GTACGATGGGGAAGGAACAGAGACCTGCAGAGGTTGACAAACAACAAGGATCCCTGTTCTCTGTGAACTCTGACCTCAATGTGACCAAACACCTGAGCCAG GTGGACATATTGAACGGGTTGGACtggtctctcacctgtctgtctctctgtaccAGTCTCACTCTCAGGTGGACATATCGAACGGGTTGGACtggtctctcacctgtctgtctctctgtaccAGTCTCACTCTCAGGTGGACATATCGAACGGGTTGGACtggtctctcacctgtctgtctctctgtaccAGTCTCACTCTCAG GTGGACATATCGAACGGGTTGGACTGGTCTCTGGACATGAAGACGTTTTTCTACATTGACAGTTTGTCTCTGACTGTCGACGCCTTTGACTATGACATAACTACAGGACAGCTTG GTAACCGTCGTGTTGTTTACCATATGAGGGAGAAGGAGGGACTTCCTGACGGCCTGACAGTCGATGCTGACGGTCGACTGTGGGTCGCCTGTTATAACGGAGGACGGGTCATTAACATTGACCCTGGCACTG gtgtgtgtctgcagacggTCTATCTACCTGTGATGAAgaccacttcctgttgttttggTGGTCTGGACTACTCTGACCTCTATGTGACCTCAGCCAGTTTGGGCCTTGGCCAGTCAGAGATCAGACATCAGCCACTGGCTGGACACACCTTCAGG GTTAGAGGCCTTGGGGTCAAAGGTCGTCCTTCAAACTCGTTCTCAGGATGA